From a region of the Tachypleus tridentatus isolate NWPU-2018 chromosome 1, ASM421037v1, whole genome shotgun sequence genome:
- the LOC143222939 gene encoding uncharacterized protein LOC143222939, which produces MCSEEMANANIIKIISYTSLGVDVLEKPRRASYSYTGQTKRDISATGSEFTYTSEGVHGECGLSKPSLLSNIAHGFQLSKKNNMQQYQMNQNRHGTGNGSFSFSKQSVLSAMDRFVKSVKIMDATVLVPSRLKDMDINSENTEKNPPPIDLLFKTDLFSFYSMLHDVKNELLWGPSSTPASDTSARMIHIRSSSALGLQRPIQSEENNIALGSTGSTSDTDSLADSEMDSIGLLAHDQNVRTVGAQTARLASSFRYHLQGLQTILNQLSDSADYLSSRYQEEVGSDASV; this is translated from the coding sequence ATGTGTTCAGAAGAAATGGCAAACGCTAATATTATAAAGATAATATCGTACACAAGTTTGGGCGTGGATGTCCTAGAAAAACCAAGGAGGGCATCGTATTCGTACACAGGTCAGACGAAACGAGACATCTCTGCAACTGGAAGCGAATTCACTTATACTTCAGAAGGTGTGCATGGGGAATGTGGCTTGTCAAAACCGTCGCTGCTTTCCAACATAGCTCATGGGTTTCAActttccaaaaaaaacaacatgcaaCAATATCAGATGAATCAAAATCGTCACGGTACTGGTAATGGTAGTTTTTCCTTTTCTAAACAGTCTGTTCTGAGTGCAATGGATCGTTTTGTAAAATCCGTAAAGATTATGGATGCGACAGTTCTTGTACCCTCACGTCTTAAGGACATGGATATTAACAGTGAAAATACCGAAAAGAACCCACCACCTATTGATCTACTctttaaaactgatttatttagtttttactcaATGTTACATGATGTCAAAAACGAATTATTATGGGGACCATCTTCGACTCCTGCGTCTGATACATCAGCCCGGATGATACATATACGCTCTTCGTCTGCATTAGGCCTACAAAGACCCATACAATCCGAGGAGAACAACATCGCACTCGGAAGCACAGGTTCTACGTCCGATACGGATAGCCTAGCAGATAGTGAAATGGATAGTATAGGACTGTTAGCCCACGACCAGAATGTAAGAACTGTAGGAGCCCAAACTGCTCGATTAGCAAGTTCTTTCCGTTATCACCTACAAGGATTACAAACTATTTTGAACCAGCTGTCTGATTCCGCTGATTATTTGTCATCACGATATCAAGAAGAAGTTGGGTCAGATGCTTCTGTGTAG